The Qingrenia yutianensis region GGTGTGTCAGCTCGTAAGCAGCATGAACAAAAACTTTTGCGTATTTTAATATCATTTCATGAAAGGTATCCGGCAGCCGGACTCGATGCTTTGGCCGCCATGATAAGAAAAGAGTCTCCGTGCTCACGAAACACCGCGCACCGACTTATGAAATTATATAACATACACTCAATACGCAAAAGAGCGTTCAGAATCACCACAAATTCCAATCATAATTATGCTGTTTCACCCAACATTCTTAATAGAGATTTTACAGCTGACAAGCCTAATCAAAAGTGGGTTGGCGATATTACCTACATACCCACTGACGAGGGTTGGCTTTATGCCGCAATCGTAAAAGACTTGTGCCTTAAGAAGATTGTCGGCTACTCCTTTTCAAGCCGCATTGACACCAATCTTACCGTTACTGCGCTTAAGATGGCTGTAAATCGTCAAAAAACTCAAGACAACCTGATTTTTCACAGCGACCGCGGTGTTCAGTATGCATCCGCAGGTTACCGCGAAGCACTAGCAGAGTACAATATTACACAAAGCATGTCAAGAAAGGGTGAGCCGTATGACAATGCCGCAGCAGAAAACTTTTTCAGCTGTCTCAAGTGTGAACTTGTTCACCACAAGCACTACAGAACCAGGTCTGAAGCGCAAGCTGATATATTTGCTTACATTG contains the following coding sequences:
- a CDS encoding IS3 family transposase — encoded protein: GVSARKQHEQKLLRILISFHERYPAAGLDALAAMIRKESPCSRNTAHRLMKLYNIHSIRKRAFRITTNSNHNYAVSPNILNRDFTADKPNQKWVGDITYIPTDEGWLYAAIVKDLCLKKIVGYSFSSRIDTNLTVTALKMAVNRQKTQDNLIFHSDRGVQYASAGYREALAEYNITQSMSRKGEPYDNAAAENFFSCLKCELVHHKHYRTRSEAQADIFAYIEAYYNSMRPQSALNWLSPVEYEHLLSVYAAKVA